A stretch of the Leishmania donovani BPK282A1 complete genome, chromosome 21 genome encodes the following:
- a CDS encoding methionyl-tRNA synthetase, putative: protein MLKFFTEKANHQALKAVLCAVFVQKPLEVTLGSTYSTPYLQLPKSRALLYSCNEAARLLWNTHAAPSPADNSLEGEAEWLEWESTVLTPALTPLYTQRRITGEAEVALKKLDSTIEEHQGTVAVKGAPSSTSFLVDSVLFASLLPALCEGGLLPAAQAARVPHLVKWFQVFQAEHAELIASAFDVLSVQECSDFLRVPQTYEVSPKKQKVFFATTPIYYVNASPHIGHVYSTLIVDVLGRYHRVKGEEVFVMTGTDEHGQKVAEAAAKQGVSPMDFTTSVSSEFKECFKEMNYDMNYFIRTTNPTHEKLVQDIWKKLEAKGDIYLGKYEGWYSVSDESFLTAQNVADGVDKDGKPCKVSLESGHVVTWVEEENYMFRLSAFRERLLKYFHDHPNCIVPEFRRREVIKTVEKGLFDLSISRKRESVMNWSIPVPGDERHCIYVWLDALFNYYTGALTRVAADGTETLDEDHHTLNRWPADVHVVGKDILKFHAIYWPAFLMSAELPLPERLVSHGWWTKDRRKISKSLGNAFDPVEKAKEFGIDALKYFLMRESNFQDDGDYSDKNMVARLNGELADTLGNLVSRCVAPKINVNGMWPEPAEYSESDKTLIASLNNLAGTVDHYYCLPDIQHALIAIFDVLRSLNAYVTENAPWKLVKTDTARLGTVLYVTMEGLRICTMFLQPVMPQKAKEIMDALGVPEAARVDMENYLFGIVKPRTKIAGLAEGQVIFQKVTLPTEEGERIPEGQ, encoded by the coding sequence ATGCTCAAGTTTTTTACAGAGAAGGCGAATCATCAGGCCCTCAAGGCCGTGCTTTGCGCCGTGTTTGTGCAGAAGCCCCTCGAGGTGACGCTGGGCAGCACCTACAGCACGCCGTATCTTCAGCTGCCCAAGTCCAGGGCGCTTCTGTACAGCTGCAATGAGGCGGCGCGTCTTCTCTGGAACAcgcacgctgcgccgtcgcccgccGACAACTCGCTCGAAGGAGAGGCGGAATGGCTCGAGTGGGAGTCGACGGTGCTGACGCCAGCCTTGACCCCCCTCTACACGCAGCGACGCATCACGGGCGAGGCTGAGGTTGCCCTGAAGAAGCTCGACTCCACCATCGAGGAGCACCAGGGCACCGTGGCGGTGAAGGGGGCGCCGTCGTCCACGTCTTTCTTAGTCGACAGTGTCCTCTTCGCGTCCCTCCTGCCGGCTCTGTGCGAGGGTGGGCTGCTCcccgccgcgcaggcggcgaggGTGCCGCATTTGGTGAAGTGGTTCCAGGTTTTCCAGGCGGAGCACGCGGAGCTGATTGCCTCTGCGTTTGACGTGCTGTCGGTGCAAGAGTGCAGCGACTTCTTGCGGGTGCCGCAGACGTACGAGGTGAGCCCCAAGAAGCAGAAAGTCTTCTTCGCCACGACGCCGATCTACTACGTGAACGCGTCGCCACACATCGGCCACGTCTACAGCACGCTCATCGTCGACGTTCTCGGCCGTTATCACCGAgtgaagggagaggaggtgtTTGTGATGACGGGCACGGACGAGCACGGCCAGAAGGtggccgaggcagcggcgaagcaggGGGTATCGCCGATGGACTTCACAACGAGCGTGTCGAGCGAGTTTAAGGAGTGTTTCAAGGAGATGAATTATGACATGAACTACTTCATCCGCACGACGAACCCGACGCATGAGAAGCTGGTGCAGGACATCTGGAAGAAGCTGGAGGCGAAGGGCGACATCTACCTCGGCAAGTACGAGGGCTGGTACTCGGTGAGCGACGAGTCATTCCTGACGGCGCAGAACGTGGCGGACGGTGTAGACAAGGATGGAAAGCCGTGCAAGGTTAGCCTGGAGAGCGGCCACGTCGTGACgtgggtggaggaggagaactACATGTTCCGTCTTAGCGCGTTCCGCGAGCGTCTCCTCAAGTACTTCCATGACCATCCCAACTGCATCGTCCCGGAgttccgccgccgcgaggtGATCAAGACAGTCGAGAAGGGTCTCTTCGACTTGTCCATCTCCCGCAAGCGCGAGTCCGTCATGAACTGGTCCATCCCGGTCCCCGGTGATGAGCGCCACTGCATCTACGTGTGGCTGGATGCCCTCTTCAACTACTACACCGGCGCCCTGACCCGTGTCGCAGCCGACGGCACCGAGACACTGGACGAGGACCACCACACACTGAACCGGTGGCCGGCCGACGTGCACGTGGTCGGCAAGGACATCCTCAAGTTTCATGCCATTTACTGGCCAGCCTTCCTGATGTCCGCGgaactgccgctgccggagcggCTGGTGTCGCATGGCTGGTGGACAAAAGATCGCAGGAAGATCAGCAAGTCGCTCGGCAACGCCTTCGACCCAGTGGAAAAGGCGAAAGAGTTCGGCATCGACGCGCTCAAATACTTCCTGATGCGCGAGTCGAACTTCCAGGATGATGGCGATTACAGTGACAAGAACATGGTGGCCCGCCTGAATGGCGAACTCGCCGACACGCTCGGCAACTTGGTGTCGCGCTGTGTGGCGCCGAAGATCAATGTGAACGGTATGTGGCCGGAACCCGCAGAGTACAGCGAGAGCGACAAGACGCTGATCGCCTCGCTCAACAACCTGGCTGGCACGGTGGACCACTATTACTGCCTGCCTGACATTCAGCACGCGTTGATTGCCATCTTTGACGTGCTCCGCAGCCTCAACGCCTATGTGACTGAGAACGCACCGTGGAAGCTGGTGAAAACGGACACGGCGCGTCTCGGCACAGTGCTGTATGTAACGATGGAGGGTCTGCGCATCTGCACCATGTTCCTGCAGCCGGTGATGCCgcagaaggcgaaggagatTATGGACGCGCTCGGGgtgccggaggcggcgcgcgtggaCATGGAAAACTACCTATTCGGCATTGTAAAGCCGAGAACGAAGATTGCTGGCTTGGCGGAGGGCCAGGTCATCTTCCAGAAGGTGACACTCCCCActgaggagggggagcgcaTTCCCGAAGGACAGTAA